The Mycolicibacterium aichiense region CGCCAACAAGTCCGACGTGCTTCGGCTGGCCGGCGCCCAGCACGCCAATTCGATCATCGTGGCCACCAACAGCGATCCGACCGCGGTGCTGGTCACGCTGACCGCGCGCGAATTGGCCCCGAAAGCCAAGATCATCGCCGCGGTGCGGGAAGCCGAGAACCAGCATCTGCTGCGCCAGTCCGGCGCCGATTCGGTGGTGGTGTCCTCGGAGACCGCAGGCCGGTTGCTCGGCATCGCCACCACCACGCCCAGCGTCGTCGAGATGATCGAGGACCTGCTGACCCCGGACGCCGGCTTCGCGATCGCCGAGCGCGAGGTCGAGCACAAGGAGGTCGGCGGCTCACCGCGCCACCTGCCCGACATCGTGCTCGGTGTGGTGCGCGACGGGAAGCTGCTGCGCGTCGACGATCCGAATGTCGACGCCCTGGAAACCACCGACCGGTTGCTCTACGTCCGCGCCACCGGAGAAGACTGACCACGTGGCTTTCCGACTGCGTAACGTTCCGCTGCTCTCCCGGGTGGGCGCCGACCGTGCCGACCATCTGCGTACCGATGTCGACGCCGCCATCGCCGGCTGGGCCGATGCCGCTCTGCTGCGCGTCGACCACCGCAACCAGGTGATGGTCGCCGACGGCCGGGTGTCACTGACGGCGGCGGCCAAGCATGCCGACACACCGCCGGCGGATGCGGTGTTTCTGGGCCGCCTCGAAGACGGCCGGCACGTGTGGGCGGTGCGCGCCGCGCTGGAGGCCCCCGAGCACGGCGAGGGTGAAGTGTCGGATCTGCGCCGTGGCGGTCAGCAGATCGACGACGTCAGCGCGCAGCTCCTGGCGTCCGCGCTGGCCCTGCTGAACTGGCACGAGCACGCCCGATACAGCGCGGTGGACGGGTCGCCGACCAAACTGGTCAAGGCGGGCTGGTCGCGGCTGAATCCGCTCACCGGCCACGAAGAGTTCCCCCGCATCGACCCGGCGATCATCGTGTTGATTCACGACGGTCATGACCGGGCGGTGCTGGCCCGCCAGACAGTGTGGCCGCAGCGGCTGTTCTCGCTGCTCGCCGGATTCGTCGAGGCGGGGGAGTCGTTCGAGAGCTGCGTGGTGCGCGAGGTCAACGAGGAGATCGGCCTGTCGGTGCGCGACGTCGAGTACCTGGGCAGTCAGCCGTGGCCGTTCCCGCGGTCACTGATGGTGGGGTTCCACGCCATCGGCGATCCCGAGCAGGAGTTCGTCTTCCACGACGGCGAGATCGCCGAGGCTGCCTGGTTCACTCGCGCCGAGGTCCGCGAGGCGCTCGAGCACGGCGACTGGAGCAGCGACTCGTCGTCGAAACTGCTGCTGCCCGGCTCGATTTCGATCGCCCGCGAGATCATCGAATCCTGGGCGGCCCAGGAATAGGACTACGACGCCAGCTTGGCCTGAACGTCTTTGAGGCTGGGGTTGGTCAGTGCTGAACCGTCGGCGAACTTCAGCGTCGGGACGGTCTGGTTGCCGTTGTTGACCGACATCACGAACTTGGCGGCGTCCGGGTCGTGCTCGATGTCGACTTCGGTGAACGCGATGCCCGCCGATTTCAGCGCGGTCTTCAGGCGCTTGCAGTAGCCGCACCACACGGTGGAGTACATGGTGAGCTGGGGATCGTTGCCACTCATGGGCTCGAACCTATCGTCAGCGCAAAACGTGCAATGTCCCCACCCCCTGCCAAGATGGAGCG contains the following coding sequences:
- a CDS encoding mycoredoxin; amino-acid sequence: MSGNDPQLTMYSTVWCGYCKRLKTALKSAGIAFTEVDIEHDPDAAKFVMSVNNGNQTVPTLKFADGSALTNPSLKDVQAKLAS
- the nudC gene encoding NAD(+) diphosphatase, yielding MAFRLRNVPLLSRVGADRADHLRTDVDAAIAGWADAALLRVDHRNQVMVADGRVSLTAAAKHADTPPADAVFLGRLEDGRHVWAVRAALEAPEHGEGEVSDLRRGGQQIDDVSAQLLASALALLNWHEHARYSAVDGSPTKLVKAGWSRLNPLTGHEEFPRIDPAIIVLIHDGHDRAVLARQTVWPQRLFSLLAGFVEAGESFESCVVREVNEEIGLSVRDVEYLGSQPWPFPRSLMVGFHAIGDPEQEFVFHDGEIAEAAWFTRAEVREALEHGDWSSDSSSKLLLPGSISIAREIIESWAAQE